Genomic window (Macadamia integrifolia cultivar HAES 741 unplaced genomic scaffold, SCU_Mint_v3 scaffold2521, whole genome shotgun sequence):
TCAGTGTGATCATCAAACCGGGGGCATATATTTGTACTTACCCTTGCGGCCTTTCTCGTCCTCCAGTCCACTTCTTCTATTGTCACCAGCCACAACGGAGCTTTTGTGGTCAGCCATGATCTCCTCAGAATTGATGTACTTGTAAATATTTCCTCGTAACTCGGATAGGGTCTTGGGTGCTATTCTAAAGAGGGAAAACTAAACTTCAATCTCTCATCCTGGATACCATTGTGCAGGGCCAGGAGCTCTACTTTAGGGTCTAAATCCTTGATCTCTAATTTTTCTAGGTTGAACCAATGCACAAAGTGTTAGAGGCTTTCCCCTAGCCACTGCTTCAAGGCCATCCAGTTCGCTAAGGTCTTATGATGCTTTCAGCTatccataaattttttttaagaatttctTGCTAAACTGCTTGAAGATGCGTATTGAACCTGGCCCAAGCCATGTTGTCGCTTGTCCATAGAGGGATGCTGGGAACACGCTCACCTCTGAAACCCCCTTGTACTAGGATAATAGATCAGAAGGCCGTCTTTGTTCTCGTTATATGGCTGAAAGGTAGGCACCTTGAACGATGCTAGGAGCAGTGTTCGCATGATCTCATCGGACAATGGTGTTTCACCAAAACACGCTCATCTCCTTTGGCTCTTCGCCGACGCTTAGGGCATGGTCCACCTTCTCCTACAACTCTTTTAACCTTCAATTTATCTCTGCTTCTAGTAGCTCTAGCTGTCGGTGTGTGGACTTGTGAAGCTTCATCTTAGGCCTGACCTCTGGGGGAGTAATGGAAAATTTACCATGCCTAGGTAGCTTGAACTGCAACGGATTGAACTGCTCTGCCGTTATTCCTTGTGGTGGTGCAGGGTGAAGTCCCGACCAAGGACTTTCTTACGAGTGTACCTCATTCTCCACTATTGGATCCTAGTCAACCTCTTCTCTGATCTCTTAGCGGTTGATTCGTAGTGGTGGATCGAGGTGATGCGTGGCCTTCTTCGAGTATGTTTTAGTTGCCTTCCTTATCTCTACTAGTCAGATACACTCGGATGAATTTTCATCCCGTTCCCATAGACAACACCACTGTTGTTGTAGTTTCCCACTCAGTAAGGACCTACAAACCACATATGGTAAACTAGCCCAAAAGGAGACTCTGAGAGGAGGCTCTGATTCCTAAGTTAGTATTCCAAATTTCCAATGTTAAGAGAAGGAAAACAGGTGGAGCGatgagtgttctaagtgtcttaCCCTGAATTTTGCTAACTCCCCTTTATATAGTGAGTGATGACTCTACCTATTGGATCACAACTCGTTTTCCTCAATAATGTGGACTCGCAAGCCATTGGTAGACCGATCACTGTCTAAGCTGAGGTGGCCGATCTCATAATTAACCTGACCATGGTTATTCCCAGATCTGGAAACTGCCAACCTAACCATGGTTAGGTTTGTTAACCTTGGATGAGTTTGGAAATGGTTATGAGTGTTGTTATCTCATGACCGAGTAGTGGATCCAGATAACACTTGGACGAGGGAGATGAATCTTGGGACGAGACACATGGTTGATGGAGATGAGCATTCTCTAAAGGAGCTAACAAAGGTCCTTGGTATCAAGTCGGCATGTTTAGGACGACCATACCTAGTTAGGTTGAGTATGGAATGCCagtccctagtcagtataagacAATTGTACTTTGGGTGGGTTAAGGCTTGGCTGAATGTCGTTGGATCCAGTGCCTAAGTGATCGAGGGTAGAAGTACCGGCCACAACTATTATTGCCCAGTCGTATAATGGTAAATCATGTGGAGTTTGGGAATTGGGTTTTGTAACCAAGTTGCACGGGGGGAGATCCTGTTACTCTAATACGTAATTATATAgttttgtgtaaatattgtaTTTAATGCTTAGAAAATTTATATACCTAAATGTTGTGTCATCTGTCATTTTGATCACCAGCAGTGAGGTTGAATCCCGGGTTTGGGCCAAAGTTTTATTTattgaactcttttttttttttttttgcttaaggtcaaCAAGGAATGAATTAATTATGAAGAAATAGAAAGGCCGAAGTCATACAAGGAGCCATTAAAATATACAGTATAGAGACCATACTCAACCccctactccaccttcggcattgccatcagcagaggaggGAGCCAAGATATAGGCACAAAATTAGGTAAGTCAAAATCTCAGTTTACCCGTTGCATCCCACTCTATGtcatttaaaacaaaatttggCTGAATATCCCAAACCATAGAGAACCTTTGAGTCACTACATGTTTGGCCAAGCCATTTGCAACTGAATTAATTTCTTTGAAACAGTGTCTAACTTTCCATTGAATACCATCCAAGTATCTCCTGAGGAGAAGCCACTTTTGACGAAGGCACCATGGAATCTTTCTTCTATCTCGAACTTAAAAAACATTATTTATCCTTTAAATAGAAAAAGTAGTAAATTCTCACAGAAACAAGGGAATTGGAATATAATCATATGTTCAAACACGGCTAAACTAAAAGCTTTTGTCCAGGCCACTCTGTTCTCATTTATCCAATGACAGACTTCAACTAGCCCTGGCACAAAGCCCAACAACTGAAAAGCAATATGGTTTCTATTCCAACTAATGTATCATAATGGCATGCCATGATAGCATGATTCACTTTTATCCGAGTATGCATTTCAACGGCATATACTTTAACTTTCCGTAAAACATGGCAATAATAGACTTGAAATGGGAATGGTTGACTATCACATAAGGCTGGTGGTTTGGTGAGGTTTCCATGGATGAGTTTTACAGCtccaattgtgacattctcataAGATCCTTCGACACTCTCAGTGCCAAATATGCGTAAACGGTTCCCTAATTTTTTGACAATAAAATCAATGAGATCCTCACCGTGAGTTGAACAGAAGCACTGATTTTCTAGAATGGAGCATTTCTCACATATTTTGAGGGTGTCTTGAATATACTCATCCATGTTTGATTCATCTACTACGCCAAAAAGCTTCTTCAATTCCTCGATTTGAgcaaaggaaaatggaatttttaatGCCAGAGATCGTGGGATGAAGGACTTAAATGACATTGGATCCCTTAGATCAGGGACAGGCATGAGACCTCTCTCTTTCACTATTGACTCCCAGAAATATGGCAATCCCCCTTGGCTGGCAACCGAAAGGGGTGTTTCATTTGGAAGTGAATATTTTAGTTTGTTAGAAATCCATTTAGCTATTGGTCGCAGGATTCTATTGTTTGTTGTCTTCTTCACCAACACATTTGTAGAACAAGCAACATTAGCCTGCTTACAAAATGAAGGTAGGTGGAATGTCAATTCATTTTCTTCCATAAGTTTCATAAACATTGCCATTTGATGGGGGCTTAATGGAGAAGTCTTTGCAACTAACCAATGTGGAGGGTGTGGAAGACCAATATGCTCTTCCCAATACAATGACAAGGAATTTTCAGCTTTAGAACTCTGCAATATCATGGGGGAATAAATAAGGAccaaataagaaagataaaataggaaCAAGCAATTACCATAATgaaatgaatgaataaacaaaaaacaTCAATTTTCTTACTCTAAAGTGTGATACTATTATCAGATGTCCAAGCAACAGAATGAGATGCATCATGGTGGAAGTGAAACAGAGAATAAAATGATTTAGGTTTATGCCTTTGCTAGTAGGAGTTGGGTTTGTTGCATGGTCAGATGGAGGATTGTTTGAATTTATACAGATGAAAAACTCAACTTTTGTAGTGccaccaaataaaaaataataaggtAGTTTTGTCAGTCCCTTATTGGCTTAATATATTATGTAACTTCCCAATTTCTCagggaaaaagtaaaaatatcTCTTTTACGACAATTGTAAAATCAAACTTCCAATTTCCCTTTAGCCCCCAAATTTGTAATACCCAAATCACCATTTATTTATGGGTCATTCTCTTAAACCTGAATTTCTTGTTTTCTATTCTTATCAGGCTACTTCTGCATGTAAAGCTCAACCATCATTGTGAAAGAAAAGCTTCAAGAAATTTAGTCATTAATTGTTTACATAACCAAAAATTGTGAACCCAACCCTTAGTATTGTCCACCTCTACAATGGCAAGAGCTCCCtacacttaaaaaaataaaaaaataaaaaaaaataaaaggggaggTAATTTGATGCAGGTATTGCTAAGGATTTAAAGTActtctctccccccaccccaccccacccccaaaaaaacacCCTAATCGCAATCTAATTTTTACTAACCTCATTTTTTCAATCACTTTTCAAAAAATCAAGGTAAATTTAATttgaccttttatttttttatttatttattattattattatttttttttttgtgtgtgggtGGGGGGAGTGTAGAATGCTTTATTGGGTAATAGGGTCTTATACAACTGAAcggattttttttcccacatGGAAAACCATTGGTCTTGCACTTATTTTGGATAacctttttaataaaattttctgGCAGGTAGGCCTCACAATACACAAAGAAAATCTAATCAATTCTATCAAAAATATAGAATGTCAGTAATGGCCTTACCCTTCCCCAAGGAATCTCAACTCTTTGTCCAACTTTAACTCTGTTAAAATtcacatttttatttcaacCAAAGGATCCCCCATGCACCAAAGAAATAATATTTACTTTTCAAAAGAGTTGCCAAGAAGGTAAGAGATAGCAACCAAATTAAATTCACTTTTATAATCACACCcactaaaataataatatatgacATAAGACAATCTTAGGGAAGTCAATCGACTTGTTCCTGTTGGTCTGACCAATCTCCTTAGCACATATTAAGTGTGCAAATTGTTTACAGTTGTTGCACCGGTGCAGTGCGCATCGGGTGACTGGGAGCCCCTTGGGGTGTGTGTGAAAATACTCTCAGTTGTCTGATACTCACCGCACCTCACCGCTCGCTGTAGAGGATGTGGACTtcatattaaagaaaaaaaaacaaagcaagcaAAAGCCTAACACAAACTACCATACAGTAAGTAGGGGACTTCCCAAAAAGGTTATGGATCAGTTAGTTTGTTTGACATTCCTAACTTACCAAAATTTGGATATTAGGAATTTTCTGAAATAAAAACACATTAATCAAAAAGTTGGTCCTAAAGTTTCATCAAATTAAGAAGATATTTTTTATGTACAAGCTAAGTCATACATTTATTAGGTCAGAATAACCTCCCATGTGGTTGAACCTAGGGAAAATTTTGAAGCTGCCGCTCTGGGAAACAATTTGGAGACTTTGGGGTCAGAATGCATgaccataaaaggaaaaacttgAGTGGAGCGAAAACTCATAAATTTAATCATGGCAATAATTTCTAAGAGCAATATAGGCATTGAAAAGATAACTCATATATTATTCAATGAAATATGGGCATTAGATAAAttaaaatatgtcactttcagCGACAAGaaattttatgtttttgaagatttttggaaaaaaattttaacTGTTAGACTCTAGAGGGTATCAATAGACTGGTACGAGTTTTTCCGTATAAAAGACTGATGTGGCAATTCAACCATACGGCCGGATATTTAGAAAACTGTCTAGAGCTGGCCAATTGTCAAATTTTATTATCAGTTCAAGCATATTTCATAGTATCTCTGGCtctccatttatttttttaaaaaaaaaaatttgcattttaCACTAGACATTCAAAGATTTATTTTGCCTCTTAGCAAAGTCCATTTTGGCTAATACTTGAATTATGAGCAAGGGATCTTGGGTAATACTTGTCCAAAAGATTTCAGGTCTATCCAATTTGCCACATGATAGATACTTCTAATTAACTGTCTTAATATTGCATTGTAGAACAAATATTTTTCCAAAGTTTTATAAAAAagcatgaagaaaaaaattatttttctccttCTGATCTCTTTTActaaagagcaacccaatgcacgaAGCTCCCGCTAATGCAGGGTCTGAGAGGGGCAagttgtacgcagccttaccccctgattcgcagaagaggctatttccagattttgaaCCTGTGACTAATATGTTGCAATAGTCCCTTCTGATCTCTTTTCTATGCCAAATACTTCAACTAATGTTATCATTGTTACATAAtgacacccaaaattcaaaatgaaaagaaattttcagaaaataaaaatagccaTGACCCATATATTGGATAATTCCTACATAGGACATATTGGACTTAAAACATCTTTGGACTGATATAAAGAGATCTAAATGGACATTTTTAAATAAAGAGATAAGTAAAATAATTAACTTACCTTGTACCATTGCTCACATGTGTTGTTGCATATGTTGCATCTGGCATCCTTCAGAATGGTACCCAAGAAACTATGAAGCCTTCACCTCAAGTTGCCTCTAATCACCTAGGACCACATTTCCTTGGCCGATTGCGTTTATGAGAAGTCATGTTTGTTTAGATTACTAGTGAAAATACTTTCAAAAGTAGGAAGAGCTTAATTGCAATTTCAAAAGTTGAAAGAGCCTAATTATAACTTCAAAAGTTGGAAGGGTCTGATTGAAGTTTTCAAAAGTTTGAGGCGTTtggttgaaaattcaaaaactgGAAAAACTttgatgaaattttaaaaaagtggAGACAAAGAGGCAAAGCTTCGCATCATAACTTGAGATGTGAGCATGCCCACCCCTCGGATTTGACGCGCATTtggtaaagaaaaagagaatttcCCCCACATTTGAttcaaataaatataatataaa
Coding sequences:
- the LOC122066678 gene encoding polygalacturonase-1 non-catalytic subunit beta-like, whose amino-acid sequence is MILQSSKAENSLSLYWEEHIGLPHPPHWLVAKTSPLSPHQMAMFMKLMEENELTFHLPSFCKQANVACSTNVLVKKTTNNRILRPIAKWISNKLKYSLPNETPLSVASQGGLPYFWESIVKERGLMPVPDLRDPMSFKSFIPRSLALKIPFSFAQIEELKKLFGVVDESNMDEYIQDTLKICEKCSILENQCFCSTHGEDLIDFIVKKLGNRLRIFGTESVEGSYENVTIGAVKLIHGNLTKPPALCDSQPFPFQVYYCHVLRKVKVYAVEMHTRIKVNHAIMACHYDTLVGIETILLFSCWALCQG